In Denitratisoma sp. DHT3, one DNA window encodes the following:
- a CDS encoding LytTR family DNA-binding domain-containing protein yields MSALPLRLMLVDDEAPARARLRQLLEDVADAVPTQVLAEAADGVEALERAEHLLLDAVLVDIRMPRMDGLQLALHLARRAPAPALIFVTAYDRYAVKAFELCALDYLLKPVRAQRLQEALIRVGRQGGAARGLDAAALQTLAPEGRRHLRSSERGRVRLIPVEDVLYLKADQRYVTARTASGEYLLEDSLAQLEAEFGARFIRAHRNCLVARAAIAGYERGGEGEGSEGEAGGAEAANEAEPRWQLILRGIPDRVAASRRQWPQLRALLKG; encoded by the coding sequence GTGAGCGCCTTGCCGCTGCGCCTGATGCTGGTCGATGACGAAGCACCGGCGCGGGCCCGGTTGCGGCAACTGCTGGAGGACGTCGCCGACGCGGTGCCGACCCAGGTACTGGCCGAGGCCGCGGACGGCGTCGAGGCGCTGGAGCGCGCCGAGCATCTGCTCCTCGACGCGGTGCTGGTGGATATCCGCATGCCGCGCATGGACGGTCTGCAACTGGCGCTCCATCTGGCGCGGCGGGCGCCGGCGCCGGCGCTGATCTTCGTCACCGCCTACGATCGGTACGCGGTCAAGGCTTTCGAGCTGTGCGCGCTGGATTACCTGCTGAAGCCGGTGCGCGCCCAGCGCCTGCAGGAGGCGCTGATCCGGGTCGGCCGCCAGGGCGGCGCGGCGCGAGGACTCGACGCCGCGGCGTTGCAGACGCTGGCGCCGGAAGGCCGCCGCCACTTGCGTTCGAGCGAGCGCGGGCGGGTGCGCCTGATCCCCGTCGAGGACGTGCTGTACCTGAAGGCGGACCAGCGCTATGTCACGGCCCGGACCGCGTCCGGCGAATATCTGCTGGAGGATTCCCTGGCCCAGCTGGAGGCCGAGTTCGGCGCCCGCTTCATCCGCGCGCATCGCAACTGCCTGGTGGCGCGCGCCGCCATCGCCGGCTACGAGCGCGGCGGGGAGGGCGAGGGGAGCGAAGGGGAGGCCGGCGGCGCCGAGGCCGCGAACGAGGCGGAACCGCGCTGGCAGTTGATCCTGCGCGGCATCCCCGACCGGGTGGCGGCCAGCCGCCGCCAGTGGCCGCAGTTGCGGGCGCTGTTGAAAGGCTGA
- a CDS encoding diguanylate cyclase domain-containing protein, producing the protein MKTRLIAFALALVLLGLLVRILLLSGFLREEIEQLITAQQISQADYVAQDIDAKIRARQDLVRQLADHLPVDLLRRPDALQAWLVERQDLYPLFSNGLTVIDLAGIALADASPLEGRRGASYADRDWFKAVRNSGKSVMSPPLLGRISRQPSIVMAAPIKDGYGNLFAVLAGTTALAAPGFLDLVQEHKVGQSGGFLVVSPQDRIFVTASNPELTLRPLPAPGANPLHDRAMAGYRGGGLTVNAQGKGEISAIASIPAANWFLVASTPAREAFAPIDRLYGVLLRNTLLIGIVVVLSALIVLSWLFRPLTHAAQQVNAMAAGRIGLRALPVVRNDEVGDLAAGFNLLLGKLRDREAILARIAHHDPLTALPNRSTLLDRLNQSIALAQRRHSRLALLFLDLDGFKSVNDDHGHDAGDRLLHAVAQRLRGTVRKADMVARFGGDEFVILLTDIGDAASAERIADKCLAALAPPVAVDKLQLTIGASIGIALYPDHADNASSLLACADAAMYDAKRSGRNSCRLAPLPENT; encoded by the coding sequence ATGAAAACGCGCCTGATCGCCTTCGCCCTGGCGCTGGTCCTGCTCGGTCTGCTCGTCCGCATCCTGCTTCTGAGCGGTTTCCTGCGCGAAGAAATCGAGCAGTTGATCACCGCGCAGCAGATTTCCCAGGCCGACTACGTGGCGCAGGACATCGACGCCAAGATCCGGGCGCGCCAGGATCTGGTGCGGCAGCTGGCCGACCATCTGCCGGTGGATCTGCTGCGGCGGCCCGACGCCCTGCAAGCCTGGCTGGTCGAACGGCAGGATCTGTATCCGCTGTTTTCCAACGGCCTGACCGTGATCGACCTCGCCGGCATCGCGCTGGCCGACGCCTCGCCGCTGGAAGGGCGGCGCGGCGCCTCCTATGCCGACCGCGACTGGTTCAAGGCGGTGCGCAACAGCGGCAAGAGCGTCATGAGCCCGCCCCTGCTGGGTCGGATCAGCCGCCAGCCCAGCATCGTCATGGCGGCGCCGATCAAGGACGGGTACGGGAACCTGTTCGCCGTCCTGGCCGGCACCACGGCCCTCGCGGCGCCGGGCTTCCTCGACCTGGTGCAGGAACACAAGGTGGGCCAAAGCGGCGGCTTCCTGGTCGTCTCCCCCCAGGACAGGATTTTCGTCACCGCCTCCAACCCGGAGCTGACGCTCCGCCCCTTGCCGGCGCCCGGCGCCAATCCGCTCCATGATCGCGCCATGGCCGGCTACCGGGGCGGCGGCCTCACCGTCAATGCCCAGGGGAAAGGGGAAATCTCCGCCATCGCCAGCATTCCCGCCGCCAACTGGTTCCTGGTCGCCAGCACCCCGGCCCGGGAAGCCTTCGCGCCCATCGACCGCCTGTACGGCGTCCTGCTGCGCAATACGCTGCTCATCGGCATCGTCGTCGTCCTGAGCGCGCTGATCGTCCTCAGCTGGCTGTTCCGGCCCCTGACCCACGCCGCGCAACAAGTGAATGCGATGGCCGCGGGACGGATCGGCCTGCGGGCGCTGCCGGTGGTCAGAAACGACGAGGTGGGCGACCTCGCCGCGGGCTTCAACCTGCTCCTGGGCAAGCTGCGCGATCGCGAGGCCATCCTGGCCCGCATCGCCCACCACGACCCGCTCACGGCGCTGCCCAACCGCTCCACCCTCCTCGATCGCCTGAACCAGAGCATCGCCCTGGCCCAACGGCGGCACAGCCGGCTGGCGTTGCTGTTCCTCGATCTGGACGGTTTCAAGTCGGTCAACGACGATCACGGCCACGACGCCGGCGACCGCCTGCTCCACGCCGTCGCCCAGCGCCTGCGCGGCACCGTGCGCAAGGCCGACATGGTCGCCCGCTTCGGCGGCGACGAGTTCGTCATCCTGCTCACCGACATCGGCGACGCCGCCAGCGCCGAGCGGATCGCGGACAAGTGCCTCGCCGCGCTGGCGCCGCCGGTGGCCGTGGACAAGCTGCAACTGACGATCGGCGCCAGCATCGGCATCGCCCTCTACCCCGACCATGCCGACAACGCCAGCAGCCTGCTGGCCTGCGCCGACGCCGCCATGTACGACGCCAAGCGCAGCGGACGCAACAGCTGCCGCCTCGCTCCCTTGCCCGAAAACACGTAG
- the argH gene encoding argininosuccinate lyase — MTEQLGAADAGKAWSGRFSEPVSDLVKRYTASVFFDRRMALQDIRGSLAHARMLARQRIISAEDLAAIERGMAQVQGEIESGGFQWNLDDEDVHLNIEKRLTALVGDAGKRLHTGRSRNDQVATDIRLWLRDTIDTVDGLLAAYIRALLALAEAHAATPLPGFTHLQVAQPVTFGHHLLAYVEMARRDRERMIDARKRVNRLPLGSAALAGTTFPIDREFVARELGFEGVCENSLDAVSDRDFAIEFLAAASLVMVHVSRFSEELILWMSPRVGFIDIADRFCTGSSIMPQKKNPDVPELARGKSGRVFGHLMGLLTLMKGQPLAYNKDNQEDKEPLFDTADTLVDTLRIFADMVPGISVKPEAMAAALKQGYATATDLADYLVKKGLPFRDAHEAVARAVRAAEQKGCDLPDFSLAELQAFSPLIGEDVFAVLTVAGSLAARNHVGGTAPEQVRAAIQRIRQGL; from the coding sequence ATGACAGAACAACTCGGCGCGGCAGACGCCGGCAAGGCCTGGTCGGGACGTTTTTCCGAACCGGTTTCCGATCTGGTGAAGCGTTACACCGCCTCGGTGTTTTTCGACCGGCGCATGGCGTTGCAGGACATCCGCGGCTCGCTGGCCCACGCCAGGATGCTGGCCAGGCAACGGATCATTTCCGCCGAGGACCTGGCCGCCATCGAGCGCGGCATGGCCCAGGTGCAAGGCGAGATCGAGTCCGGCGGCTTCCAGTGGAACCTGGACGACGAGGACGTCCATCTCAACATCGAGAAGCGCCTCACCGCACTGGTCGGCGATGCCGGCAAGCGCCTGCATACCGGCCGCTCGCGCAACGACCAGGTGGCCACCGACATCCGCCTCTGGCTGCGCGACACCATCGATACGGTGGATGGCCTGCTGGCCGCCTACATCCGCGCCCTGCTGGCGCTGGCCGAGGCGCACGCGGCGACGCCCCTGCCCGGATTCACCCATTTGCAGGTGGCGCAGCCGGTCACCTTCGGCCACCATCTGCTGGCCTATGTGGAGATGGCCCGCCGCGACCGCGAACGCATGATCGACGCCCGCAAGCGCGTCAACCGCCTGCCGCTGGGCAGCGCCGCGCTGGCCGGCACCACCTTTCCCATCGACCGCGAATTCGTCGCCCGCGAACTGGGTTTCGAAGGCGTCTGCGAGAATTCGCTGGACGCCGTGTCGGACCGGGATTTCGCCATCGAATTCCTCGCCGCCGCGTCCCTGGTGATGGTCCATGTCTCGCGCTTCTCCGAGGAGCTGATCCTCTGGATGAGCCCGCGCGTGGGCTTCATCGACATCGCCGACCGCTTCTGCACCGGCTCCTCCATCATGCCGCAGAAGAAGAACCCGGACGTGCCGGAACTGGCGCGGGGCAAGAGCGGGCGCGTGTTCGGCCATCTGATGGGCCTCCTGACCCTGATGAAGGGTCAGCCGCTGGCTTACAACAAGGACAACCAGGAGGACAAGGAGCCCTTGTTCGACACCGCCGACACGTTGGTCGACACCCTGCGCATCTTCGCCGACATGGTGCCCGGCATCAGCGTCAAGCCGGAAGCCATGGCCGCCGCGCTGAAGCAGGGCTACGCCACGGCGACGGATCTCGCCGACTATCTGGTGAAAAAGGGCCTGCCCTTCCGCGATGCCCACGAAGCCGTGGCCCGCGCGGTGCGCGCCGCCGAGCAGAAGGGCTGCGACCTGCCGGATTTCAGCCTGGCCGAGTTGCAGGCGTTCTCGCCCCTGATCGGCGAGGACGTCTTCGCCGTGCTCACCGTGGCCGGCTCGCTCGCCGCCCGCAACCACGTCGGCGGCACCGCGCCCGAGCAGGTGCGCGCCGCGATCCAGCGCATCCGCCAGGGGCTCTGA
- a CDS encoding uroporphyrinogen-III synthase, whose product MAAVCCPDDVLAGRRIVITRPAGQAAHLAQALAERGAHPVLFPVLAIAPIDDVTPLLEVARRLEQFDLAVFVSPNAVHHALSVILSRRAWPAGLPAATVGKSSEAELARYGIGRVIAPADRFDSEALLELPPLRAMAGRRVIIFRGDGGRELLGETLAARGAQVEYLSCYRRSRPALDPAPLLKLWSDGTLDAMTVTSSEGLRNLHAMVGKLGQAWLKKTPTFAPHARIAEQAAALGLQSVILTGPGDAGLLDGLMQYFAREQHQ is encoded by the coding sequence ATGGCCGCGGTCTGCTGCCCGGACGACGTGCTGGCGGGACGCCGGATCGTGATCACGCGGCCGGCCGGACAGGCCGCGCATCTCGCCCAGGCCCTGGCGGAACGGGGCGCGCACCCGGTGCTGTTCCCGGTGCTGGCGATCGCGCCGATCGACGATGTGACGCCCTTGCTGGAAGTCGCGCGGCGCCTGGAGCAGTTCGATCTGGCGGTGTTCGTCAGCCCCAACGCCGTGCATCACGCCCTCTCGGTGATCCTCTCGCGCCGCGCCTGGCCGGCCGGCCTGCCGGCGGCGACGGTGGGCAAGAGCAGCGAGGCGGAACTGGCGCGCTACGGCATTGGGCGGGTGATCGCCCCCGCCGACCGCTTCGATTCCGAGGCGCTGCTGGAATTGCCTCCGCTGCGGGCCATGGCCGGCAGGCGGGTGATCATTTTCCGCGGCGACGGCGGCCGCGAGCTGCTGGGCGAGACCCTGGCCGCGCGCGGCGCCCAGGTCGAGTACCTGAGCTGCTACCGGCGCAGCCGGCCGGCGCTGGACCCGGCGCCGCTCTTGAAACTCTGGTCCGACGGCACGCTCGACGCGATGACGGTGACCAGCAGCGAGGGCCTGCGCAACCTCCATGCCATGGTCGGCAAGCTGGGCCAGGCCTGGCTGAAGAAGACCCCCACCTTCGCGCCCCACGCCCGCATCGCCGAGCAGGCGGCGGCACTGGGGCTGCAATCGGTGATTCTGACCGGCCCCGGCGACGCGGGCCTGCTCGATGGACTCATGCAATACTTCGCCCGTGAACAACACCAATAA
- the hemF gene encoding oxygen-dependent coproporphyrinogen oxidase: MDTQRLRDYFTGLQERIVGALETFDGRKFTRDAWGRGTSILIEEGDFFERGGVNFSHVTGDRMPASATAHRPELAGRRFEAMGLSLVLHPRNPYCPTSHANVRCFIATAAGQEPVWWFGGGMDLTPYYGFEEDAVHFHRTCRDALAPFGADVHPRYKKWCDEYFFLKHRNEARGIGGVFFDDLNEGGPGGPDANSPFERCFALARAVGDNFLDAYLPILERRRDLPYGERERDFQAYRRGRYVEFNLVWDRGTLFGLQSGGRTESILMSLPPLVKWRYDWHPQPGSAEERLYTEFLPPRDWV, translated from the coding sequence ATGGATACCCAACGCCTCAGAGACTATTTCACCGGCCTGCAGGAACGCATCGTCGGCGCCCTGGAAACCTTCGACGGCCGGAAGTTCACACGCGACGCCTGGGGTCGCGGCACGTCGATCCTGATCGAGGAAGGCGACTTCTTCGAGCGGGGCGGAGTGAATTTCTCCCACGTCACCGGCGACCGGATGCCCGCCTCGGCCACCGCCCACCGTCCGGAACTGGCGGGACGGCGCTTCGAGGCGATGGGCCTCTCCCTGGTGCTGCATCCGCGCAACCCCTACTGCCCCACCAGCCATGCCAACGTGCGCTGCTTCATCGCCACCGCGGCGGGCCAGGAACCGGTCTGGTGGTTCGGCGGCGGCATGGACCTGACGCCCTACTACGGTTTCGAGGAGGACGCGGTGCATTTCCACCGCACCTGCCGCGACGCGCTCGCCCCCTTCGGCGCCGACGTCCATCCGCGCTACAAGAAATGGTGCGACGAGTATTTCTTCCTCAAGCACCGCAACGAGGCGCGCGGCATCGGCGGCGTGTTCTTCGACGACCTGAACGAAGGCGGCCCCGGCGGCCCGGACGCCAACTCGCCGTTCGAGCGCTGCTTCGCGCTGGCCCGGGCGGTGGGCGACAATTTCCTCGACGCCTATCTGCCGATCCTGGAACGGCGCCGCGACCTGCCCTACGGCGAGCGGGAGCGCGACTTCCAGGCCTACCGGCGCGGCCGCTACGTCGAATTCAACCTGGTCTGGGACCGGGGCACCCTGTTCGGCCTGCAATCGGGCGGGCGCACCGAGTCCATCCTGATGTCCCTGCCGCCGCTGGTGAAGTGGCGCTACGACTGGCACCCGCAGCCGGGCAGCGCCGAGGAACGGCTGTACACGGAATTCCTGCCGCCACGCGACTGGGTCTGA
- a CDS encoding uroporphyrinogen-III C-methyltransferase, translated as MNNTNNSVPSADPAPALTSRGPEGGAASRARAPLRRPAVLIAFAALGLLGWQWLETRVRLSDLQTEVARRLAEGDSVARESRVLSRQNQEAVAALQAKLGVLEAQLVESQSQQLALDAMYQELSRGRDERLLAEIEQTLTIAAQQLQLAGNVEAALIALEGADARLARANQPQWLALRKLISRDIERLKAQPGADISGMAMKLESLIAAVDGLPFAFEQRPQPAARAAKGSKDKGGGGLPATEAAAPAWWRTLFGDLWAEARQLVRIERVDQVDPGLLAPSQTFFLRENLKLRLVNARLSLLSRDARSFREDMRQSGIWLNHYFDGRARPVQHALDTVRSLGEMDIAKDLPSLNETLDAVRNFKLSRSREALPSAPRATAAKGAAATQESR; from the coding sequence GTGAACAACACCAATAACTCCGTTCCTTCCGCCGACCCCGCGCCCGCGCTGACCAGCCGCGGCCCCGAGGGCGGCGCGGCTTCCCGCGCGCGGGCGCCGTTGCGCCGTCCCGCCGTGCTGATCGCCTTCGCCGCCCTGGGCCTGCTCGGCTGGCAGTGGCTGGAGACCCGCGTCCGGCTGTCCGATCTGCAAACCGAAGTGGCCAGGCGCCTGGCCGAGGGCGACAGCGTCGCCCGGGAGAGCCGCGTCCTGTCGCGGCAGAACCAGGAGGCGGTGGCGGCGCTCCAGGCCAAGCTCGGCGTGCTGGAAGCCCAGTTGGTCGAGTCGCAAAGCCAGCAACTGGCGCTGGACGCGATGTACCAGGAACTCTCGCGCGGCCGCGACGAGCGTCTGCTGGCCGAGATCGAACAGACCCTGACGATCGCCGCCCAGCAGTTGCAACTGGCCGGCAACGTCGAGGCGGCGCTGATCGCCCTGGAGGGCGCCGACGCCCGCCTGGCCCGCGCCAACCAGCCGCAGTGGCTGGCCCTGCGCAAGCTGATCAGCCGCGACATCGAGCGGCTCAAGGCGCAGCCCGGAGCCGACATCTCGGGCATGGCGATGAAGCTGGAAAGCCTGATCGCGGCGGTCGACGGCCTGCCCTTCGCCTTCGAGCAACGGCCGCAGCCGGCGGCGCGGGCCGCCAAGGGGAGCAAAGACAAAGGGGGAGGGGGGCTGCCCGCCACGGAGGCCGCCGCGCCCGCGTGGTGGCGCACCCTGTTCGGCGACCTGTGGGCCGAGGCGCGTCAGCTGGTGCGCATCGAACGGGTGGACCAGGTCGATCCGGGCCTGCTCGCGCCCAGCCAGACCTTCTTCCTGCGCGAGAACCTCAAGCTGCGCCTGGTCAATGCCCGGCTTTCCCTGTTGTCGCGCGATGCGCGTTCCTTCCGCGAGGACATGCGCCAGTCCGGCATCTGGCTCAATCACTATTTCGACGGCCGCGCCCGCCCGGTGCAGCACGCGCTGGACACGGTCAGGAGCCTGGGCGAGATGGATATCGCCAAGGACCTGCCGAGCCTGAACGAGACGCTCGACGCGGTGCGCAATTTCAAGTTGAGCCGCAGCCGCGAAGCGCTGCCGTCGGCCCCCCGCGCCACGGCGGCCAAGGGCGCCGCCGCGACGCAGGAAAGCCGCTGA
- a CDS encoding heme biosynthesis HemY N-terminal domain-containing protein, producing MRVLLWLIALAALAVGLSLAARYNAGYVLFVLPPWRVELSLNLLVLLTLGGFFLLHLLLRGAAAVLAMPAQVAAFRADRLHAKSQMAIQDAGRLLLEGRFGHALKRAEMAYRAGQSSAMATLIAQVAAHNMGDRQKSEHWRELGGDRADDPLRMARLMVDATVAAESRDFLRARAALQALEREKGRHIAALRLSLKVEQGLGNWREVLHLLRQLEKHHAMTPTQAAALRLRAHRGNLRALGDDRDGLGQYLARMPEEERRDPRLALDAARRLIAIGDCSEAARLIEDALAEQWDSALVSAYGECEGGDVLRRISHAEKWLPSQPRDAQLLLTLGRLCRRQQLWGKAQSYLEASLSVRPLLETHLELAQLLDYLERPEEANSHYRAAAALKVAENQIAIQ from the coding sequence ATGCGCGTCCTGCTCTGGTTGATCGCTTTGGCGGCCCTGGCGGTGGGCCTGTCGCTGGCGGCCCGCTACAACGCGGGCTATGTGCTGTTCGTGCTGCCGCCCTGGCGCGTCGAACTGTCCCTCAACCTGCTGGTGCTGCTGACGCTGGGCGGTTTCTTCCTGCTTCATCTGCTGCTGCGCGGCGCCGCCGCCGTGCTGGCGATGCCCGCCCAGGTGGCGGCCTTCCGCGCCGACCGGCTGCACGCCAAGAGTCAGATGGCGATCCAGGACGCCGGCCGCCTGCTGCTGGAGGGCCGTTTCGGCCACGCCCTGAAACGGGCCGAGATGGCCTATCGCGCCGGCCAGTCGTCGGCGATGGCCACGCTGATCGCCCAGGTCGCGGCCCACAACATGGGCGACAGGCAAAAGAGCGAACACTGGCGGGAACTGGGCGGCGACCGTGCCGACGATCCGCTGCGCATGGCCCGGCTGATGGTGGATGCCACCGTGGCCGCCGAATCCCGCGACTTCCTCCGCGCCCGCGCCGCGCTGCAGGCCCTGGAGCGCGAGAAGGGACGCCATATCGCGGCCCTGCGCCTGTCGCTCAAGGTCGAGCAGGGCCTGGGCAATTGGCGCGAGGTGCTGCATCTGCTGCGCCAGTTGGAAAAGCATCATGCGATGACGCCGACCCAGGCCGCCGCGCTGCGCCTGCGCGCGCATCGCGGCAACCTGCGCGCCCTGGGCGATGACCGGGACGGCCTGGGGCAATACCTGGCCCGGATGCCCGAGGAGGAACGCCGCGATCCGCGCCTGGCGCTGGACGCCGCCCGCCGCCTGATCGCCATCGGCGATTGCAGCGAAGCGGCGCGCCTGATCGAGGACGCCCTGGCCGAGCAATGGGACTCGGCGCTGGTCAGCGCCTATGGCGAATGCGAGGGCGGCGACGTGCTGCGGCGCATTTCCCACGCGGAGAAGTGGCTGCCCTCGCAGCCCCGCGATGCGCAGCTGCTGCTGACCCTGGGCCGGCTCTGCCGCCGCCAGCAACTCTGGGGCAAGGCGCAGAGCTATCTGGAAGCCTCGCTGTCGGTGCGGCCGTTGCTGGAGACCCATCTGGAGCTGGCGCAACTGCTGGACTACCTGGAGCGGCCCGAGGAAGCCAACTCGCACTACCGGGCGGCCGCCGCGCTCAAGGTCGCTGAAAATCAAATCGCCATTCAGTAG
- the hemC gene encoding hydroxymethylbilane synthase: MNSSDTIAAPQRIVIATRESRLALWQAEHVRDLLRVRYPGCSVELLGMTTRGDQILDRPLAKVGGKGLFVKELETALLDRRADIAVHSMKDVPMEMGADFTLAAIGPREVPLDAFVSNKYATLDDLPPGAVVGTSSLRRESQLHARYPYLAVTSLRGNLDTRLRKLDAGEYDAIILAAAGLTRLGLKDRIRSVLPAAASLPAAGQGALGIEALAGRPEVAGWLAFLNDPATAACVRAERAVSRALAGSCEVPLGAYAELRGQRLWLRGFVALPDGSRIARAELEGDSAEPETLGLALAAELRAQGADRILAALGDAPPQAPAAAKS; encoded by the coding sequence GTGAATTCCTCCGACACCATCGCCGCGCCGCAGCGCATCGTCATCGCCACCCGCGAATCCCGCCTTGCCCTGTGGCAGGCGGAACATGTGCGCGATTTGCTGCGCGTCCGCTATCCCGGTTGCAGCGTCGAGCTGCTGGGCATGACCACCCGGGGCGACCAGATTCTCGATCGTCCGCTGGCCAAGGTGGGCGGCAAGGGCCTGTTCGTCAAGGAACTGGAAACCGCGCTGCTCGACCGCCGCGCCGACATCGCCGTGCATTCGATGAAGGACGTGCCGATGGAAATGGGCGCGGATTTCACCCTGGCGGCGATCGGTCCGCGCGAAGTGCCGCTGGACGCCTTCGTCTCCAACAAGTACGCGACGCTGGACGACCTGCCGCCCGGCGCCGTGGTCGGCACCTCCAGCCTGCGCCGGGAATCCCAGCTCCACGCCCGCTATCCCTACCTGGCGGTGACCAGCCTGCGCGGCAACCTCGACACCCGGCTGCGCAAGCTCGATGCCGGCGAATACGACGCGATCATCCTGGCGGCGGCCGGCCTCACCCGCCTGGGGTTGAAGGATCGGATCCGCTCGGTGCTGCCGGCCGCGGCCTCGCTGCCCGCGGCCGGCCAGGGCGCCCTGGGCATCGAGGCCCTGGCCGGGCGGCCGGAGGTCGCCGGCTGGCTGGCCTTCCTCAACGATCCCGCCACCGCCGCCTGCGTGCGCGCCGAACGCGCGGTGTCGCGGGCGCTGGCCGGCAGTTGCGAAGTGCCCCTGGGCGCCTATGCCGAATTGCGCGGGCAGCGCCTGTGGCTGCGCGGCTTCGTCGCCCTGCCGGACGGCAGCCGCATCGCGCGCGCCGAACTGGAAGGCGACAGCGCCGAGCCGGAAACGCTCGGCCTGGCCCTGGCCGCCGAGCTGCGGGCGCAGGGGGCGGACCGGATTCTCGCCGCCCTGGGGGACGCCCCGCCGCAGGCGCCGGCGGCCGCCAAGTCATAA
- a CDS encoding sensor histidine kinase: MAEEDESIRQFPDAAAMSAAPCGGWREWLERPLARGLAVFAASEALVGLLALMLRWGGLEPGLAAALGWGGAGAALALALSLALGARRPPSEALTEARLMALTARIRPHFLFNSLNAVLGTIRGDPRRAEAALEELAELFRAQMQDPRELVSLSEEIALCRQYLDLERLRLGERLQVQWDVANCPPDATMPRLILQPLLENAVYHGIEPLPAPGPIAIRLASAGPMVLIELSNPFRPGHVHAQGNRMALANIRERLQLFYGQAASLNVEVKGDRYQLRIVLPHRRETAL; the protein is encoded by the coding sequence ATGGCCGAAGAGGACGAAAGTATACGGCAATTCCCCGATGCCGCCGCCATGTCCGCCGCGCCGTGCGGGGGCTGGCGCGAATGGCTGGAGCGGCCCCTGGCGCGGGGGCTGGCGGTGTTCGCCGCCAGCGAGGCGCTGGTCGGGTTGCTCGCGCTGATGCTGCGTTGGGGCGGGCTGGAGCCCGGCCTGGCGGCGGCCCTGGGGTGGGGCGGAGCGGGGGCCGCGCTGGCCCTGGCGCTGTCCCTGGCATTGGGCGCGCGCCGGCCGCCGAGCGAGGCGCTGACCGAGGCCCGCTTGATGGCCCTGACCGCCCGCATCCGCCCTCATTTCCTGTTCAACAGCCTGAACGCGGTGCTGGGCACGATCCGCGGCGATCCACGACGGGCGGAGGCGGCGCTGGAGGAACTGGCCGAGCTGTTCCGCGCCCAGATGCAGGACCCGCGGGAGCTGGTGTCGCTGTCGGAGGAGATCGCCCTCTGTCGCCAGTACCTCGACCTGGAGCGCCTGCGCCTGGGCGAGCGGCTGCAGGTGCAGTGGGACGTCGCCAACTGCCCGCCGGACGCCACCATGCCGCGCCTGATCCTCCAGCCCCTGCTGGAAAACGCGGTCTACCACGGCATCGAGCCGCTGCCGGCGCCGGGGCCGATCGCCATCCGCCTGGCCAGCGCCGGCCCGATGGTGCTGATCGAGTTGTCCAATCCATTCCGACCGGGGCATGTCCATGCCCAGGGCAACCGCATGGCGCTGGCCAACATCCGCGAGCGCCTGCAACTGTTCTACGGCCAGGCCGCCAGCCTCAACGTCGAGGTCAAGGGCGACCGCTACCAGTTGCGCATCGTGCTGCCCCATCGGCGGGAGACGGCGTTGTGA